The following proteins are co-located in the Streptomyces sp. NBC_01198 genome:
- a CDS encoding ABC transporter permease: MSQPGTAHPVDDPAAGPPAPAAGPAGRTRRAPRPSPLWRWLLRRLVLSVVVVLGSATAAFVALYLLPGDPVQTMLGPTGQTPALVAEVRHETGFDHPVYVRYGLFMGRLLRGDLGQSYQLHQSVKSLIFGQLGSTVELAVAGFLLALAVATVLAVTTAGRRPLLRDLASTVELVLASLPGFWIGVLLLTFFSFRWQLFPAVGGSGIDGLVLPAVTLALTLLGVFAQVMREGMERALSEPFVLSSRARGASETTVRLRHALRHALVPMVTLSGWSVGALLSGAVIIETIFSRPGLGRVLVSAVNSRDLPVISGVVVVSAIAFSAVNILTDVLYRVVDPRLKEAQA, translated from the coding sequence GTGAGCCAGCCGGGCACGGCACACCCGGTGGACGATCCGGCGGCGGGCCCGCCGGCACCGGCCGCCGGGCCGGCCGGCCGGACCCGCCGGGCACCCCGGCCGAGCCCGCTGTGGCGGTGGCTGCTGCGCCGCCTGGTGCTGTCGGTGGTGGTGGTGCTCGGCTCGGCGACGGCGGCGTTCGTCGCGCTGTACCTGCTGCCGGGTGACCCGGTGCAGACGATGCTCGGGCCCACCGGCCAGACCCCGGCGCTGGTCGCCGAGGTCCGGCACGAGACCGGCTTCGACCACCCGGTGTACGTGCGGTACGGGCTGTTCATGGGGCGGCTGCTGCGCGGCGACCTCGGCCAGTCCTACCAGCTGCACCAGTCCGTCAAGAGCCTGATCTTCGGCCAGCTCGGCTCGACGGTCGAACTGGCGGTGGCCGGCTTCCTGCTGGCGCTGGCGGTGGCGACGGTGCTCGCCGTGACCACCGCGGGCCGCCGGCCGCTGCTGCGCGACCTGGCCTCCACCGTGGAGCTCGTGCTCGCCTCGCTGCCCGGATTCTGGATCGGGGTGCTGCTGCTGACCTTCTTCTCGTTCCGCTGGCAGCTGTTCCCCGCGGTCGGCGGCAGCGGGATCGACGGGCTGGTGCTGCCCGCGGTGACGCTGGCGCTGACGCTGCTCGGCGTGTTCGCCCAGGTGATGCGGGAGGGCATGGAACGGGCGCTGAGCGAGCCGTTCGTGCTCAGCTCCCGGGCCCGCGGCGCGAGCGAGACCACCGTACGGCTGCGGCACGCGCTGCGGCACGCGCTGGTGCCGATGGTCACCCTGTCCGGCTGGTCGGTCGGCGCGCTGCTGAGCGGCGCGGTCATCATCGAGACGATCTTCAGCAGGCCCGGGCTCGGCCGGGTGCTGGTCTCGGCGGTCAACAGCCGGGACCTGCCGGTGATCAGCGGCGTGGTGGTGGTCTCCGCGATCGCCTTCAGCGCGGTCAACATCCTCACCGACGTGCTCTACCGCGTGGTCGACCCACGCCTGAAGGAGGCGCAGGCATGA
- a CDS encoding ABC transporter substrate-binding protein yields the protein MLGSRGGGSKQTGLILKTVAAGMVCLTAAACTSGGSTSSGSAGGGTPTAGGDLRFATSVEPECLDPEVGARDVDALIDRNIFDSLVEQTANGGFKPWLAKSWTISPDRLTYTFTLRTGVVFHDGTWLDAAAVKATLDHAVDPKARSYYAASLISAYSGATVVNPTTVAVRLSRPSRPFLQALSTPYLGIQSPKSIRDDFKNLCQKPVGTGPFVFAGWSKGSSVKLSRNPKYAWGPSTAAHTGVARLDSLTFSFVAESSVRLGALTSGQADVISEVPPHNVALVRKVDQLLTAPEPGAVYTLLLNTKYGPLTDERVRKAFQRSVNLDKLVDSVYAGQYKRAWSVLSPATPDYAKTTANSWPYDPKLAGTLLDQAGWTGRDAQGYRTRNGQRLTLRWPYSAIQQRDDRVVFGQGIQAEAKKAGIDVQFASEDPGKLGADLNSGKNLEIFAMSFVRADPDILHFYFGTDQTVAKGGGNMFQLSDSKLDGWFGTEISTADPADAATAVGQAQQYINEHALALPTYASSYLLGASKKVHGVTFDPTAYPLFYDVWLGK from the coding sequence TTGCTAGGCAGTCGAGGCGGGGGCTCGAAGCAGACAGGGCTGATACTCAAGACGGTGGCGGCGGGAATGGTGTGTCTGACCGCGGCGGCCTGCACGTCCGGCGGCTCCACCAGCAGCGGGAGCGCCGGCGGCGGCACTCCGACCGCGGGCGGCGACCTGAGGTTCGCCACGTCGGTGGAACCGGAGTGCCTCGACCCCGAGGTCGGCGCCCGGGACGTGGACGCGCTGATCGACCGGAACATCTTCGACTCGCTGGTGGAGCAGACCGCGAACGGCGGCTTCAAGCCGTGGCTGGCGAAGTCCTGGACGATCTCGCCGGACCGGCTCACGTACACCTTCACGCTCCGGACGGGGGTCGTCTTCCACGACGGGACCTGGCTGGACGCGGCCGCGGTCAAGGCCACGCTGGACCACGCCGTCGACCCGAAGGCCCGCTCCTACTACGCGGCGAGCCTGATCTCCGCCTACTCCGGTGCGACGGTGGTCAACCCGACGACGGTCGCGGTCCGCCTCTCCCGCCCCTCCCGGCCGTTCCTGCAGGCCCTGTCGACCCCCTACCTGGGCATCCAGTCACCGAAGTCGATCCGCGACGACTTCAAGAACCTGTGCCAGAAGCCGGTCGGCACCGGTCCGTTCGTCTTCGCCGGCTGGAGCAAGGGCAGCAGCGTGAAGCTGTCGCGCAACCCCAAATACGCCTGGGGCCCGTCGACGGCCGCCCACACCGGTGTTGCCCGGCTCGACAGCCTCACCTTCAGCTTCGTCGCCGAGAGCTCGGTGCGGCTGGGCGCCCTGACCTCCGGCCAGGCCGACGTGATCAGCGAGGTCCCGCCGCACAACGTCGCCCTGGTGCGCAAGGTCGACCAGCTGCTGACGGCCCCCGAGCCCGGCGCGGTCTACACGCTGCTGCTCAACACCAAGTACGGCCCGCTGACCGACGAGCGGGTCCGCAAGGCCTTCCAGCGCTCGGTCAACCTCGACAAGCTGGTGGACTCCGTCTACGCCGGCCAGTACAAGCGGGCCTGGAGCGTACTGTCGCCGGCCACCCCCGACTACGCCAAGACCACCGCGAACAGCTGGCCGTACGACCCCAAGCTCGCCGGCACGCTGCTCGACCAGGCCGGCTGGACCGGCCGGGACGCCCAGGGCTACCGCACCAGGAACGGGCAGCGGCTCACGCTGCGGTGGCCGTACTCCGCGATCCAGCAGCGCGACGACCGGGTGGTGTTCGGCCAGGGCATCCAGGCCGAGGCGAAGAAGGCCGGTATCGACGTGCAGTTCGCCAGCGAGGACCCGGGCAAGCTCGGCGCCGACCTCAACAGCGGCAAGAACCTGGAGATCTTCGCGATGAGCTTCGTCCGGGCGGACCCGGACATCCTGCACTTCTACTTCGGCACCGACCAGACCGTGGCCAAGGGCGGCGGCAACATGTTCCAGCTGTCGGACAGCAAGCTGGACGGCTGGTTCGGCACCGAGATCAGCACCGCCGACCCCGCGGACGCCGCGACCGCGGTCGGCCAGGCGCAGCAGTACATCAACGAGCACGCGCTGGCACTGCCCACCTACGCCTCCTCCTACCTGCTCGGGGCGTCGAAGAAGGTGCACGGCGTCACCTTCGACCCGACCGCCTACCCGCTGTTCTACGACGTCTGGCTGGGCAAGTGA
- a CDS encoding ABC transporter ATP-binding protein, with protein sequence MAKDPGGPREPGASPAGYGTGASAPSAAPAAGVDPARPLVAVEDLRVTFRGAGGRVVDAVRGVDLAIAPGECLAVVGESGSGKSVTARALVGLAGAGATVHAERLEAGGRDLRGLNDRQWREIRGRRIGLMLQDALSSLDPVRTVAAEIAEALRVHRTVPRAEVRGRVVDLLAQSRVPEPELRARQYPHELSGGLRQRALIASAMAADPEVLIADEPTTALDVAVQAQILDLLAAKKAEGTAVLLISHDLAVVARLADRIAVMYRGVFVETGTAEEVLRSPSHPYTRQLLAAVPAAHAKGTRLSPWPTGQAAAAGHRDGTGCSFADRCPLAVDRCRAEEPPALRAGSAGEPAGADGVEDGRPAGAGHRARCWRLDVPWPAVPAASRDQTRRARAGEGAVLEVDGINKGFAGPDGVHRLAVDGVSFTLDAGETLGVLGESGSGKSTTAAVVLGLLEPDAGSVRVLGRPWSGRPESERRAVRSRVQLIHQDPLGSFDPRFTVERVISEALGVPGRRTVRRERARIAELLRLVGLDPSVAGRRPRQLSGGQRQRVAIARAIAPEPDLVVCDEPVSALDASVQAQILDLLADLQDRLGMALLFISHDLGVIHHTSDRVLVMRQGKVVESGPVEEVFRAPAHPYTQELLAALPRVDDPAAVPDEEVRTVSTAKAARSACSVQDATAAGPTSPPPPTARTARKGAPLR encoded by the coding sequence ATGGCGAAGGACCCGGGCGGCCCGCGCGAGCCGGGCGCGTCCCCGGCCGGCTACGGGACCGGGGCGTCCGCACCGTCCGCGGCGCCGGCGGCCGGGGTGGATCCGGCCCGGCCGCTGGTGGCCGTGGAGGACCTGCGCGTGACGTTCCGCGGCGCCGGCGGCAGGGTCGTGGACGCCGTCCGCGGGGTGGACCTGGCCATCGCGCCCGGGGAGTGCCTGGCGGTGGTCGGTGAGTCCGGCTCCGGCAAGAGCGTGACCGCGCGGGCGCTGGTCGGCCTGGCCGGCGCGGGCGCCACCGTGCACGCGGAGCGGCTGGAGGCGGGCGGCCGCGACCTGCGCGGGCTGAACGACCGCCAGTGGCGGGAGATCCGCGGCCGCCGGATCGGGCTGATGCTGCAGGACGCGCTGTCCTCCCTCGACCCGGTCCGCACCGTCGCCGCGGAGATCGCGGAGGCGCTGCGGGTGCACCGCACCGTGCCCAGGGCGGAGGTACGCGGCCGGGTGGTGGACCTGCTAGCGCAGTCGCGGGTGCCAGAGCCCGAACTGCGGGCCAGGCAGTATCCGCACGAGCTGTCCGGCGGGCTGCGGCAGCGCGCGCTGATCGCCTCCGCCATGGCGGCCGACCCCGAGGTGCTGATCGCCGACGAGCCCACGACGGCGCTGGACGTCGCGGTGCAGGCGCAGATCCTCGACCTGCTCGCGGCGAAGAAGGCCGAGGGCACCGCGGTGCTGCTGATCAGCCACGACCTGGCGGTGGTGGCGCGGCTCGCCGACCGTATCGCGGTGATGTACCGCGGGGTGTTCGTCGAGACCGGCACCGCGGAAGAGGTGCTGCGCTCGCCGTCCCACCCCTACACCCGGCAGCTGCTGGCGGCCGTGCCGGCCGCGCACGCCAAGGGCACCCGGCTGTCGCCGTGGCCCACTGGCCAGGCCGCGGCGGCCGGCCACCGGGACGGCACCGGCTGCTCCTTCGCCGACCGCTGCCCGCTGGCCGTGGACCGCTGCCGTGCGGAGGAACCTCCCGCGCTCAGAGCGGGCAGCGCGGGTGAGCCGGCCGGCGCGGACGGGGTCGAGGACGGCCGCCCTGCCGGAGCCGGACACCGGGCGCGCTGCTGGCGGCTGGACGTGCCGTGGCCCGCGGTGCCGGCCGCCTCCCGCGATCAGACGCGCCGTGCACGGGCGGGCGAGGGGGCCGTCCTCGAAGTGGACGGCATCAACAAGGGTTTCGCCGGCCCCGACGGCGTCCACCGGCTGGCCGTCGACGGCGTGTCGTTCACGCTGGACGCCGGGGAGACCCTGGGCGTGCTGGGCGAGTCCGGCTCGGGCAAGAGCACCACCGCCGCCGTCGTCCTCGGCCTGCTGGAGCCCGACGCGGGATCGGTGCGGGTGCTCGGCCGGCCCTGGTCGGGGCGGCCGGAGTCCGAGCGGCGGGCGGTGCGCAGCCGGGTCCAGCTCATCCACCAGGATCCGCTCGGCTCGTTCGACCCCCGCTTCACGGTGGAGCGGGTGATCAGCGAGGCGCTGGGGGTTCCCGGGCGGCGTACGGTACGCCGGGAGCGCGCCCGGATCGCCGAACTGCTCAGGCTGGTGGGCCTGGACCCGTCGGTGGCCGGCCGCCGCCCGCGCCAGCTGTCCGGCGGCCAGCGCCAGCGGGTGGCCATCGCCCGGGCCATCGCGCCGGAACCCGACCTCGTCGTCTGCGACGAGCCGGTGTCCGCGCTGGACGCCTCGGTCCAGGCGCAGATCCTCGACCTGCTCGCCGATCTGCAGGACCGGCTCGGCATGGCACTGCTGTTCATCTCGCACGACCTCGGCGTCATCCACCACACCAGCGACCGGGTACTGGTGATGCGTCAGGGGAAGGTGGTGGAGAGCGGGCCAGTGGAGGAGGTCTTCCGCGCTCCCGCCCACCCCTACACTCAAGAACTGCTCGCCGCCCTCCCGAGGGTGGACGATCCCGCGGCCGTACCGGACGAGGAGGTCCGGACCGTATCGACGGCCAAGGCGGCCAGGTCGGCGTGCTCCGTGCAGGACGCGACGGCGGCCGGCCCGACCTCCCCACCCCCTCCTACCGCACGGACCGCCCGCAAGGGGGCACCGCTGCGCTGA
- a CDS encoding ABC transporter permease, with product MSALDAVGGGTAGGGRGALGPGSALSRARAVRLPAWSVLVAGLVTALVLVAALFPGLLTSTDPNAADPVTALAAPGGGHLLGTDQLGRDVLARIIYGARPSLFIGVGATALAVAAGSVLGILAATGGRVLDEAIMRLTDVFLAFPGLLLALVVAAVLGPGTGDATLAIGCSLTPGFVRLARGQALVVKNADYVRGAVAYGRGRLSNGVRHLLPNTLPPLLVLATINIGTAVIAGSSLSFLGLGPKAPTAEWGEMLSDGRDFLATAWAMAVFPGVAITVTVVAVNVLGRDLRRRFEGREA from the coding sequence ATGAGCGCACTGGACGCGGTCGGCGGGGGCACCGCCGGCGGTGGGCGGGGCGCGCTCGGCCCCGGCTCGGCGCTTTCCCGGGCGCGGGCGGTACGCCTGCCGGCCTGGAGCGTGCTGGTCGCCGGCCTGGTGACGGCCCTGGTGCTGGTCGCTGCCCTCTTTCCCGGCCTGCTGACCTCCACCGACCCCAACGCCGCCGATCCGGTCACGGCCCTGGCCGCACCCGGCGGCGGGCATCTGCTGGGCACCGACCAGCTGGGCCGGGACGTGCTGGCCCGGATCATCTACGGCGCCCGGCCCTCCCTCTTCATCGGCGTCGGCGCCACCGCGCTGGCCGTCGCGGCCGGTTCGGTCCTCGGCATCCTCGCCGCGACCGGCGGCCGGGTGCTGGACGAGGCGATCATGCGGCTCACCGACGTCTTCCTGGCCTTCCCCGGGCTGCTCCTCGCCCTGGTCGTCGCGGCCGTGCTCGGCCCCGGCACCGGCGACGCCACGCTCGCGATCGGCTGCTCGCTCACGCCCGGTTTCGTACGGCTCGCCCGCGGCCAGGCCCTGGTGGTCAAGAACGCGGACTACGTACGCGGCGCGGTGGCCTACGGGCGCGGGCGGCTGAGCAACGGCGTGCGGCACCTGCTGCCGAACACCCTGCCGCCGCTGCTGGTGCTGGCGACGATCAATATCGGCACGGCGGTGATCGCCGGGTCGTCGCTGAGCTTCCTCGGCCTCGGGCCGAAGGCGCCCACCGCCGAGTGGGGCGAGATGCTGTCGGACGGGCGGGACTTCCTGGCCACCGCATGGGCGATGGCCGTCTTCCCCGGGGTGGCGATCACCGTGACGGTGGTCGCCGTGAACGTCCTCGGCCGCGACCTTCGGCGGCGCTTCGAAGGCCGGGAGGCGTGA
- a CDS encoding thioesterase II family protein: MALNPSAPTARSAAAADAAAGTGTDITDWVRVHRPRPDAAVRLVCFPHAGGAASAFFPWAVALDDVEVLAVQYPGRQDRRAEPLVRDLARLAALAAPVLSAALDDGRPYAFFGHSMGAALAFEVARLLEARGGGPSLLAVSGRRAPSLPATIGPVVLGLDDPGLTAHLGDLSGTDPRLLADPEIRQMILPVIRADLHAAETHLLPAGTAVAAPILALTGDDDPWATVTAARAWAAHTTGGFEFRVLPGGHFYLVDNQREVLSLLTERTTAAAAGTRAP, encoded by the coding sequence ATGGCTCTCAACCCGTCCGCCCCGACCGCCCGTTCCGCGGCCGCCGCCGATGCCGCGGCCGGCACCGGCACCGACATCACCGACTGGGTGCGGGTGCACCGCCCGCGCCCGGACGCCGCCGTACGCCTGGTGTGCTTTCCGCACGCCGGGGGTGCGGCGTCCGCGTTCTTCCCGTGGGCGGTGGCGCTCGACGACGTCGAGGTGCTCGCCGTCCAGTACCCCGGGCGCCAGGACCGGCGGGCCGAACCGCTGGTACGGGACCTGGCGCGGCTGGCCGCGCTGGCCGCGCCCGTGCTGTCCGCCGCCCTGGACGACGGCCGCCCGTACGCGTTCTTCGGCCACAGCATGGGCGCGGCGCTCGCCTTCGAGGTGGCCAGGCTGCTCGAAGCACGGGGCGGGGGGCCGTCGTTGCTCGCCGTCTCCGGCCGCCGGGCCCCGTCGCTGCCGGCCACCATCGGCCCGGTCGTGCTCGGCCTCGACGACCCGGGCCTGACCGCCCACCTGGGCGATCTCAGCGGCACCGACCCGCGGCTGCTGGCCGACCCGGAGATCCGGCAGATGATCCTGCCGGTGATCCGGGCCGACCTGCACGCGGCCGAGACCCATCTGCTCCCCGCGGGCACCGCGGTCGCCGCACCGATCCTGGCCCTGACCGGGGACGACGACCCCTGGGCGACGGTCACCGCGGCCCGCGCCTGGGCCGCGCACACCACCGGGGGCTTCGAGTTCCGGGTGCTGCCTGGCGGCCACTTCTACCTGGTGGACAACCAGCGGGAGGTGCTCTCCCTGCTCACCGAGCGGACGACCGCGGCCGCCGCCGGTACGCGCGCGCCCTGA
- a CDS encoding amidohydrolase family protein codes for MTRRVLAAELVLPGGGQEAVPDGAVLVDGDTIADVGPRAAVIGDAPDGTPVVELGAATILPGLIDCHVHLVFDASEDPLTPFLAADDAALLPAMAGRAARLLDAGVTTARDLGDRNGLVRKVRDAITAGDIPGPRLLTAGTPVTVTGGHCWFLGGEADGEDAVRAAVRRNLRDGADLTKLMVTGGTMTTSGPRPHQVQFTAAELAAAVEESARFGRPVAAHVHGTDGIEAALVAGADTLEHCTFASAVPRRPAFDHELIDRMAADGVFVCPTFSSTLDTVVRDRGADVVKPYLDLVRREYEAGVRLVAGTDAGVHLATFEGYAEGLLWYERAGLPVEAVLTMATSEAAAALGLSDRTGRIAPGLAADLLVVPGDLRQDLRALRDPLLVLAGGRTHVPPAAAERAVLAAAAAGRVSEGAVR; via the coding sequence ATGACGCGACGAGTGCTGGCGGCAGAACTGGTGCTGCCCGGCGGCGGCCAGGAGGCTGTGCCGGACGGCGCGGTGCTGGTCGACGGCGACACGATCGCCGACGTCGGCCCCAGGGCCGCGGTGATCGGGGACGCCCCGGACGGCACCCCCGTGGTGGAGCTGGGGGCGGCCACGATCCTGCCGGGTCTGATCGACTGCCACGTGCACCTGGTCTTCGACGCGAGCGAGGACCCGCTGACGCCGTTCCTGGCGGCGGACGACGCCGCCCTGCTGCCGGCGATGGCCGGCCGCGCCGCGCGACTGCTGGACGCCGGGGTGACCACCGCCCGCGACCTGGGCGACCGCAACGGCCTGGTGCGCAAGGTGCGGGACGCGATCACCGCGGGCGACATCCCCGGGCCGCGGCTGCTGACCGCGGGCACCCCGGTGACCGTCACCGGCGGCCACTGCTGGTTCCTCGGCGGCGAGGCGGACGGCGAGGACGCGGTACGTGCCGCGGTGCGCCGCAACCTGCGCGATGGCGCCGATCTGACCAAGCTCATGGTGACCGGCGGCACCATGACAACCAGCGGGCCGCGCCCGCACCAGGTGCAGTTCACCGCCGCCGAACTCGCCGCCGCGGTCGAGGAGTCGGCGCGCTTCGGCCGCCCGGTGGCCGCCCACGTGCACGGCACCGACGGCATCGAGGCCGCGCTGGTGGCCGGGGCCGACACGCTGGAGCACTGCACCTTCGCCTCGGCGGTGCCGCGCCGGCCGGCCTTCGACCACGAGCTGATCGACCGGATGGCGGCCGACGGGGTCTTCGTCTGCCCGACGTTCAGCAGCACGCTGGACACGGTCGTACGGGACCGCGGCGCCGACGTCGTCAAGCCCTACCTGGACCTGGTGCGGCGGGAGTACGAGGCCGGGGTGCGGCTGGTGGCAGGCACCGACGCCGGCGTCCACCTGGCGACCTTCGAGGGCTACGCGGAGGGCCTGCTGTGGTACGAGCGGGCCGGGCTGCCGGTGGAGGCGGTGCTGACGATGGCCACCTCCGAGGCGGCCGCGGCGCTGGGCCTCTCCGACCGCACCGGCCGGATCGCGCCGGGCCTGGCCGCGGACCTGCTGGTGGTGCCGGGCGACCTGCGGCAGGACCTGCGGGCGCTGCGCGACCCGTTGCTGGTGCTGGCCGGCGGCCGCACCCACGTGCCGCCCGCCGCGGCCGAGCGGGCGGTGCTCGCCGCCGCGGCCGCGGGCAGGGTCTCGGAGGGGGCCGTCCGATGA